A segment of the Phoenix dactylifera cultivar Barhee BC4 chromosome 15, palm_55x_up_171113_PBpolish2nd_filt_p, whole genome shotgun sequence genome:
CGTACCTCTCGTCCTCCGCGATTCCACTTTCTTCCCCCGAGTCAACCGGCGGTGGGGTGTCCGAAAAGCCAGGCGAAATATTCGATTGGATGTCACCAATTTCTTCTATTTACGGATACCGCCCCGGTAACTCCCTTGCTTTCCCCGTCCAATCCATTAAAAAACCCTCTCCAGGGTTCCTTCATCGACCATCCTCAACCTCTCTCTGTGCGTGTATATATATACCTTTGTTTGTTCTCGGGGATCTTCCTTTAGCTCTTCAACAAAACCAGAGCCATGGCTGGCCTCCGTAGCAAGACCATGGCTCTGGCTCTCATTCTCCTCGTGAGGtcgctttccttctttcttccatCCTCTGCAAAGCTTCAGAGGCTAGAGCACCCTTTAAAGCATGATGGGTCTCTAAGCCTTCTGGTGATCGGAGACTGGGGAAGGAAAGGAGAATATAATCAATCCGAAGTCGCAGCTCAGGTGGGATTCCCTGCTtctcatctttttttctttttctttctttttttactttctGTTCTTTTAGACTCAGAGACGACAAGAAGTTTTTATCTGTCCCTCTGCATTCATAAATGAGAGGTTCCAATTCCCTTCTTCTCAATCTCTGTttgttctccttttcttttttgttttaatatttagaaagtacctctttttctgaaaaactcGATATAATGAGTATGCTTGCAGGTAAGCACTCATTTGGTTGGccacttttcttcttgttttttattttaatgaacaaaaagttatatatatatatatatatatatatatatatatatatatatatatatatatatatatatatatatatatatatatgggacgACTTGGAGTATCAAGGTGCCCAAGAGCAGCTGGAATAAATTGCGATAATGGCTAGAGTAGATTTGGAATGTCATAATTAATTGAACAGCAAATTAATTTGGCGGCCATTTCTAGCTTGCATTGgtttctgattcatttgaatTCGTAGAATTGGATGGGTCCAAGTAATATCTCAGCTAAGTTTCATAAAAATTGAAATGGTTAAGTGATCATTATTTAACTAGGTGTACAGTTTCTtctgtcattagggattattgAATTGCTTTAACTTTATAATCCAAGGATGGGTAAATCTTAGATCATTTTGTTTATGGTTCAGAAAAATTTCTCTCCTCTCTAGCAAAGATACTGGAAATGCTTGGTGCAAACTGTCACGCTCCATATTTGGAGCATGACATGACCGTACTATCGAGGAATACAACCCATTATAACACGAAACCAACATTACATTTAGATTTCAAATCTATCTTAGCTTCTAAATTtatctaaaaaatatatatataataaataaatatttgattttattatcCATTAGAGGCAGCCAATATTGGTTCAGAGCAACTACatcaaatataaatacaaacccATAGTCCTTGATATTTAGAAGATTACTAAGCTTCAAATTCATAAATAACTAAAAAACTAAAGTTCTTCTATATAATTCGTCAAGTTTGCTAGCATGAACTCCAAGCCTAGACCATCCTTCGTCTTACTGACCCTATTCAcctagaaagaaaaataaaaaatagagatatatgAGCGACATAGTTCAGTAAGTAAACTTTTCATTACTTTACTAGATCaagcataaatatttttatgccaatgcattaaaaaaataacagatattacaaataaaatattttatagtatAGTATATTAAAATAAGTTATAAAGCCAATCGTGCATACATAAATCATTCATGTTTTTTATAAACATAGTTTCAATTTgtattgtaaataaattcataaatcattctTCATATTATTTAACCCtatcaaaaatcaaaatattgcTCACTAATATTCGTGCCACGTTCACTTTATATTCGTAACATGGTCATAATCGACTGCATGTCACAGTCTGCCAACTGTTATACCTGTTGGTGGGGTATTACCAACTATTATACCCACTGACGAGGGACGTTACCAACTATTgcacccgctggcgagggccattaATTACCAACTATTGTATCTGCTGGCGAGGGTTGTTATCAACTATTATATCCACTAGTGAGGTCCATTACCAACTATTATACCCGCTAGCGAGGACCGTACACAGTTATTTGAGAGCCTTTCAAATACTTatatcttttttcttaaaacatacaCAAATAGATAAAAATACTAATGGTATGAAtagattcatatttcataacaaaGCTATTTTATTAAAACATTCATAgaactatttttcataataaattctgatttttatggcacatatGCCGATCtataatttctaaaaaaaaatatgatattttcaCGAGCGAATCTTTTGtagaaaaaatatgataatttgaaAAGCAATAAGGAGTGTAAAATCTGTTTATTTCTTTTGTCTTGGACTGTCAGACTTTGCTATGCGACTCCGCTagacctatttaaaatattaataatgaaattaatttctaattgatgattttaatttttgattggcCCAATAGGCATATAAATCGAGCACCAGAACGGATTAGGGCCCTTTACAGGGGTTAACTTGGATTTGTAGATCAATTCGATAGGATCCAATACTGGATTCCGatcttctagagagagaaagtagagagagaaacaaagagaagagagagaaagaaagggatggttctctctctcctcctcttctccttcttttcttcttttttcttctttcttctttcttggcaAAACAGAAGAGAAAGGGGGCAGTTGGTGGCTGTGACCATGGTGGCGGACAGCAAAGGGCAGCCAATGACGGCAGCCAATCAGCCAAATTCGGTGGAAGAAGACCGAAACAGGGGTGCCCTATTTCGGAAGAAGTTTCCGCGATTGCGGGCTCAAACCAAAGAAAATGAAGGCCCAAAACatcaaagaaggagaagaagatgaaagaCTCTTATCTCAATTCAGCGAGGCATTTCGGCGACTCTTTCTGGTGAAAATTGGAGGAAGAACCTCGGAAAGAAGGCTTGGAATCGACGAACATCTTTGGCGATTCTAGTGGTGAAActcaaaggaggagaagccTTAAATAGATGATTCCTAGGATTTTTGGTTGGCCTTTGGATCGCTCTAGGACTCTCAAAGTCCGGCGATatcagaggaggaagaagactccggtCGGAAGTCTTCTTCTCCCTATTGCGAGCAACAGGGCTCACTTGTTCTTAATGGGCCTTGGCCTCTCGGGCCGGCCATTAGCCCAAATAAACCGGCTATTGCACAAACTAGACTAGAGATCCCTCCAAGTCAGTAATTCATAAAATTGGAAATATTCAGGCCAATTACAGAGCAAGACTCAGGCAACCTAACTTGATCTGATCCAGATGGGAAGGATTGGAGAGGAGCTAGATATAGATTTTGTAATATCGGCTGGCGATAATTTCTATGAAGATGGATTAACAGGCATCGATGACAAGGCATTCGAGGAGTCATTTACCGACATATACACTGCAAAGAGCTTACAAAAGCCATGGTATACCGGTAAGTTATCTAAGACATGATAATTTGCCAACACTTACTTTGTCTTCTAAGCCAATCATTCTTAGATGTTGAATTAAATCATGTTATTGTGAATTCGTTCTAGTTCTGGGAAATCACGACTATAGGGGTGACGCGCTAGCACAATTGAATCCTGTCCTCCAAAAGATTGACAGCCGTTGGATTTGCATGAGATCTTTTATTGTTAATGCAGGTGAAGAACTTTTTCGTTTGTCCTTCGATCATGGGTCTGAGTTAGAGGACAAGAACACATCTAACTTCTGTTTActcttcttctttatcttaGAAATGGTGGAGTTTTTCTTTGTGGATACATCTCCCTTTGTGGAATCATATTGGACAGATCCAGAGGACCATCACTATGATTGGAGGGATGTCGCTCCTCGTGAAAATTATATCTCGAATCTCTTGAAGGTAAATTCATAACATTCCATTCCTCCACTAGAGATTTTTATGTATGATCCTGAGCTTTAATCCAATCATCAAATCGAGTTTCTGCAGGACTTCAGCGCATGTAGATTTGAAATACTTTAGTTCCTCAATATAATTCTGGGGAAGAAGCActagaactaaatttctttgtACTTCTTATTAGGATTTGGATAAGTCGCTGAAAGAATCTTCAGCAACATGGAAGATTGCTGTGGGACACCATGCCATAAGAAGCGTCAGCGAGCATGGCGACACCCAAGAGCTCCTGAAACTGCTGCTCCCAATTCTTAAGGTAAATGGATTTCGACGCATTATACACATAGGACTGGTTTGGATTAAAGTTTTCATGCTTACAGCTTTCGAAAAGTCTCGGTTAAAGTCCTGTAATCGCGGCATTATTGCAGGCTAATGAAGTCGACTTGTATATAAATGGGCACGACCATTGCCTCGAGCATATTAGTAGTAGAGACAGGTAAATGTTTAATAGCTCTACAAGATTAATATAGCTAGAAAATGTATTCTCATTAGAGTTTTTTGATCTTATGGTGACGATTATACTTGCAGTCCACTCCAATATCTAACAAGTGGAGGCGGCTCAAAGGCATGGAGGGGAATCTTCACTCCGAATTCAGACAAACTTCAGTTCTTCCATGATGGCCAGGGGTTTATGTCACTTGAATTAACCAAGACAAATGCTGATGTGGTGTTCTATGATGTCTTCGGCCGAGTCCTGTACAAATGGAGCATGGCCAAACAGCTTCACCCTGCGATGTAGGAGAAGTGAACACAGAAAGCATGGCATGAGCCACTTGTAGATACTATAGCCATTGGAGGAGTTGTTAGTAGGATGAGGGTACCAGCATACTGATATGGTGTATCATGGGGTGCATGCCAAGATAATGGTATAAGTGCAGCCCATCAATTAGAGCTGGATGAGAAGTctgctagaaaaaaaaaatcaaaaataagcaGAGGATTTGAGGAGGATTACTTCCACCAAATGTATTAGTTTTGTTGAACTTAGATAATACAACATTACCAGTTTAGTTGTGATCAATCTTTTTGCTGGCAGTAGCCATCCCACTAGCTTTCATCATTAACTTCACAGTGATTTGGTTTGTTTCAATCTCTGTATAGGATAATGGACACACAAGAGGGGCCTATGTTTGAAATTACAAAAATTGGACTGGGTCTGTGAATGTTGCCATGGTGACCCATTGTGCGCATAATGGAAGCTAGGATGAGGCAAGCACAAGTGGTTATGCTCATCTCTTTGGAATTTAGAGTGGGGATGACTTCAACCAGGATCCTCTTAGGTGTGCGGGCCACACCGTAGAGTGTTGTGCAGCCCTCGATAGCGAGTTGGACAACCATCAAATAATGCGCACCGTGTGTGGCACCTACATGCTCGTGGATTATCTTGTTTGGCGACCATCTATCTCCTAATAATGATCATCGAGGGCCTGCACAGCATTCTACgatactttttgaccttccttGCAGCCAAATTCAACAAATCAAGGCTGAtttctgaaaaaaagaaaaagagcaaAGGAACAAACTTTTTTGAACCGGAGAACTCGTGTACGACGGCACAAATAATTGAAACAGAATCCCTACCCTGAAAAGAACCAGTGAATTTTGTCATCTTTAAGCAACCATCAGAATCAAATGTGCACCAAGCTCATCCTCCctaaccaataaaaaaaaaaagagtggagATCAGAAAACGACAGAAACTGAATATTTTCTTGCTTTATGCTTCAATATGGGtactttatgtcaccaacgaTAGAAAATGGACGAAGAAATCATCCTTTTACTTTTCAACGGTAGAATATAATTGAACTGACAGAGTTTGGACAGCTAGATAGGCATACAGTGGCACAAATTAAAGAAAGCTTGCAAGGCGTATGAACGCAGGAGTAGAGCAAGTTTTGTTACCTTGATGTAGATGGTTCACGCAGCAAACGAAACAAATTCCTTTATGATAAGATAATATGAGGACCATGCGAGtatatatttagtcccatattgattATTTACTTAGTAAattttgaatacttatacaaaattaagaaatccaaataatacttttcagCTAGTCTTTGTGGATGAgatctgggttgttacaaatagtatcagagcgcactcggctcataacc
Coding sequences within it:
- the LOC103705812 gene encoding purple acid phosphatase 17, with the translated sequence MAGLRSKTMALALILLVRSLSFFLPSSAKLQRLEHPLKHDGSLSLLVIGDWGRKGEYNQSEVAAQMGRIGEELDIDFVISAGDNFYEDGLTGIDDKAFEESFTDIYTAKSLQKPWYTVLGNHDYRGDALAQLNPVLQKIDSRWICMRSFIVNAEMVEFFFVDTSPFVESYWTDPEDHHYDWRDVAPRENYISNLLKDLDKSLKESSATWKIAVGHHAIRSVSEHGDTQELLKLLLPILKANEVDLYINGHDHCLEHISSRDSPLQYLTSGGGSKAWRGIFTPNSDKLQFFHDGQGFMSLELTKTNADVVFYDVFGRVLYKWSMAKQLHPAM